TGCGTGACGGAGTGTCTGAAGCGTTTCGCGACGGGCTGCTATGCAGTCTGGTACCCGCAGGTAACCCGGACGGAATCGCAGCGCTTTCCCGAGCAGTTGAAGCGCCTGCAACCGAACAACTGGCTGCACCTGACACTGACGGTGTCGAATCCGCCGACTGACGGGCTGGGTCTCTACGGCAGCGGGATGTTCATTCTGAATCCGCCGTATACGCTCGCCCAGAGCATGAACGAGGCACTGCCCTACCTGGTCGAGAAGCTCGGACAGGATAGCGGCGCCCGCTGCCAGATCGAGCACCGCGGAAACTGATCGGGCGACTGGCCGTTACGGCTGTGGTCTCGGCGCGAGCCTCGGCTGGTTGGCCGGCTGCCCACCCCACGCGGGGACATTGATATACGGCGCGACGAACAGCGGAACCGACGTGTTCGGCGCCTGCCCCGCCGGAGCCCGCATCCCTGCCGGCTCGACGATCGGCTCGGAAGACAACGGTGCCGTCTGCAGTACCAATCCGCCCTTGCCGTCCTGGATACCCCGTTGCGTATCGAGAATCAGCGGCTTGGACGACGTCGCGGCAACAGCCGCGAGTCCGTGGACAAGCACTGCCGCGCCCAGAACGAGACGCGCGCGGGCACTTCGACGCACATCGAGACGCAAACGCATGATCGTGTCCTTCAGGATGAAAAGCAGGTGCATACCATAGCGCTGCACTGACGATTGCGCCAGATCCGGCGCACAAAAAACAAAGCCCCGTCAAATACGGGGCTTGCTTATCGTTCGGTGCCACATGGCACCTGACGGTGACTCCGATTACAGCGAGTAGCCGTTGGTTTCCAGCGAGCGGATGCGGCTTTCGAGCTGGACGATGTCCGACGAAGTTGCGAGGTAGGCCTCACGGCGTTCACGTTCTGCGGATTCGAACCAGTTGCTCAGCTTTTCAACGATGTAGGCGATCATGACGTTCTCCAAGGAAGGGGGACCCCTGGTGAATCGATGTTC
This region of Burkholderia contaminans genomic DNA includes:
- a CDS encoding DUF3563 family protein, translating into MIAYIVEKLSNWFESAERERREAYLATSSDIVQLESRIRSLETNGYSL